The Halarsenatibacter silvermanii sequence CTGTCAGAGCGCTGCTGACCCTGTCCATAAATTCGTACATGTCCTCTCCTCCCGGCGGAGATACTTCTCCCGGATCATCCAGCCAGTTATCAAACCGATCGCCGTATTCCTCGCGTATCGTCTCGTAATTCTTTCCTTCCCAGCGGCCGAAATCGATCTCGCGCAGACCGGGATATTCTTTTACCTCCAGCTGACGCGATCTGGCTATTGCCGCCGCCGTATCCCGGGCCCGGCTGAGATCGCTGCTGCATACTTTGTCAATATTTTCCTCTGCGATAAATTCAGCAGCCCGCCTGGCCTGCTGACGGCCGGTATCATTCAAAGCTACATCTTCCTGGCCCTGATACCTTTTATTTTTATTCCATTCTGTCTCTCCATGTCTGATCAAAATCAGTTCTTTCTTTTCGCTCATGGTAATGTGGGATCTCCTTCCCAAAAATATATGATTGTTTTTTCATCCTTTAAAACAACACCTTTAGGCTGCCCCGGAGCGGCGAAATATCACTGCAGACCCAGCAGGACAATCAACACGATAAGTTCATCAACCTCATTCAACATACCGAAGATATCGCCCGTCATCCCGCCCAGCAGCGAAATTACACCGCGACTTATCAGCACCGTAAAAACCAGAGCTGTCGCAGCAGAGATAATTATAACATGGAAAGGGAGTAAATCAAAAGTCGGCAGCAGCAGGATCAGCGCCAGTGCCGCAGCAGCCAGATGAAGCATCCGGGCGAAATTGAGTCGGGCAGAAAAGACTTCAGCCAGGCTATCAGAAAGCACCGGCAGTTTGATCAGCCCCACGGCCATGATCAGACGACTTATAACCGGCATAATTATCAGTCCACCGATCCGCCAGCTATCAATTAGAAGCCAGAAACAGAGAAACTTGAGCAGCAGATAAATGATAGCGGCCAGCACGGCAAAAGCACCTGAGCTGCTGTCGCGCATTATCTCAGGAATCTTTTCAGGAGGACGTCCGCTGAGCAGGCCATCGGCGCTGTCCATAAGTCCATCAAGATGCAGTCCTCCGGTTAAAACAAGATAAAAAAGCAGCAGCAGGCCTGCTGCCAGCGGCCGCGGGAAAATCAGAAGCAGCGGCCGATCTATCAAAGCCAGAATTGCACCGAGCAGCATTCCTACCACGGGAAACCAGTAAAGAGACCTGCGAAAATCCAGACGGGCATTTTGATCGTCCATCCGGGCATGGATAAAATCGGGCAGCGGCAGCCTGGTTAAAAAACTGATTCCCGATATTAAAGCACGCAGCTCGCGGTTGACCGACGAATCAAACTTAAAAGATCTTTTTTTGCTCATAAAATTTCATCTCCGGTTAGCGGGGAAGCGGATATTTCTTCCAGATTGACAGGACGGCCGGAGATCATAAAATAACTTTTATCGGCCATCTGCTCCATGCGCCGGTTTATTCTTCCGGCCACATCCCGGAACAGACGCCCCAGCGAGCTGAGAGGAACCACGCCCAGACCGACCTCGTTGGCCACCATTATGAGAGCAGCATCTTTATCCTGGCTAATATCTGTCAGTCTATGCAGAGAGTCGATAATTCTTTCTGTCAGTTCTCCCTCGTCGGCAGTAATCTCATCGGAGTCAGAAACAGCTCCGATATGATTGCTGATGAGCAGGGTTATGCAGTCCAGAATCAGGGTGTCTTCCCGGCTCAGGCCTTCAGGCTGAGCCAATTCCTTCAGCGGCCCGGCCGGATTGAGCTCTTCCTCGACGGTCAACCAGGAGTCCGGGCGTCTTTCTCGATGAGCGGCTATCCTGCTGCTCATCTCATCATCTCCGGCCGAAGCTGTAGCAAGATAGTAAACATCCCCCTCCAGTTCTTTTTGACGCTGATGAGCTATTTTCTCCGCCAGCCCGCTTTTGCCGCTGCGGGCTCCGCCAGAAATAAATATGATCATCATATGTCCTCCAGTTCATCGGTCAGCTGAGGGTGAACTGCTCCGACCAGCTCTTTCAAGCCATCTATAACCCTGGGACCGGGTCGGCTGAGGCGGTCCTGATCTGCCATATGCACTCTGTCCTCCTGGACAGCTGTAAGTGCAGAAAAATGTTCTCTGTTTTTTATTCCCTCCGCGGATACATTGTTCTCCCCGCTGTGAGGAGTGGAAATGTAAACCTCCGGATCTGCCAGCAGAAGTTTTTCGAGGTTAAACTGCGGCCAGCCCGAACCTGCCTCGGCCCCTACATTTCTGCCGCCGGCCCGCTCGATCATATCATCTATAAAGGTATCTGCTCCGGCTGTCTGCAGGGGCTCACTCCAGATCTCATAAAAAACCCCCGGCGTTTTTTCCCGCCCGGCTACCAATTCTTCAATTTTGCTCAGTTTATCCTGCATCTCATTCTTGACCTCGCCAGTTGTCTCTCTATAACCGGTCATTTTGCCGGTCCTCTCAATAACAGAAAAAGTGCTTTCCAGATCAGCAGGATCAAATCCTGCCACCACCAGATCGAGTTCTCTGAGTCTGATGATATCTTCGACCGGATTAATTCCTGCTGCCATAATCAAATCAGGCTGCAGCTCCACTATCTTCTCTATATTGGGATCCACCGTGGTTCCGATTGTATCGACCTTTCCCTCCCTGACTTCAGCCAGCATCTTTTCAGGATGGTCACATACCTCGGTTACTCCGACAACCTTATCCCCCAGACCTATACCATAAAGCATTTCTGTCAGGCTGGGAGCTAAAGATACGATTCTTTCCGGCGCTTCTGTGAGTTCTATCACCTCGCCCAGATCATCTGTGATCTCCTGGGGCTCGAAAGCTTCAGCAGAGAAACCCAAAAAGCCCGGAAGAAGTACTGCTATGATTGCCAGAACTACAGCGGTACAAAAAACTCGTCGATCTGCAGAAAATACACCGGAAATCATCAACAGAGATACCTCCTGTCTCTAAAAAATTGGATGCTCAAAAATTATTTTCCTCTCCGATAAAGAAAATAAGCAAATCCAAAAAATACAAAACTCATAATTATCGCCTGAAAGGGTTCCATAATCTAATCCCCTCCGAGAATTTTTTCTCTCGCCGGTACAGGCGGAGGCTCAATTTTATGTCTGGTAGAATCTTTCATTTTTTTTATTCTTTCCTCCAGCTCCGGCTCAGCCTCACCGGTCAAAATATACCTGTCGAGAGTTTTGTAGCTGAAACCCATCTCCTTCTCGTCAGATTGATCCTGCCAGAGGCCGGCCGTCGGTTTCTTTTCTATAATTCGCTCCGGTATGCCCAGATGCCGGGCCAAAACTCTGATCTCGTTCTTGACCAAACGGCCCAGCGGTGCGATATCGACGCCACCATCGCCGTGCTTGGTAAAATAACCGGTGGTCAACTCACTCCAGTTGTCGGTGCCTATCACGAGAGCATCACGGCGGGCAGCCAGATAATAGAGGGAAGTCATCCTGAGTCTGGGCTTGATATTGGCAGAGGCCAGCCGGTCCTCACCCGGTTCCAGCTTCCGCAGTTTAAAAAGGAGGTTATCATAGACTTCGTCGAGCTGCAATTTTTTTACATTTATACCGATCTTCTTTGCAACCAGCTCAGCATCCTCGATGCTGTCAGCGCTGCTGCCGCAGGGCATTATGACCGCCAGGCTGTTTTCGGGAAAAACCCGCTGTATTAAAGCTGCGGTCACCGCAGAATCAAGTCCGCCGCTCAAACCCAAAACCCCTCCGCTTTTACCGGCATCCTCAACCCTATCAACAATCCAGCTACAGAGATTTGCAGCTATTTCATCATAGTCATGAGCCTTATTATATTCCAGATCATCAGCAGAATCCACCAGTTAAAACCTCCCAATCTCATTCGATCGATATCGAATTTTAATCCTCGCTTTCTTCCACTCTGGGCAGCTCGCCCTGGATCACATTTTCCATAAAACCTCGCATCTGCTCAATCTGCCAGCGTCCATCTGCTTCCCGCAGATATATCTCGTCCTCAGCCTGCCAGCGAACCACCTCTTCCTCTCTCTGGAAGAAAAAAGTATAATTTGCCTCTATAATCGGCGGATCTTCCTGACTGTGTTCAAGCTCGAGATCCTCAACGCCGAAAAGGGTTTCCAACCTTTCCTCCAGATCTTCCTCAGATGGCTCTTCTCCATTCTCCTCTATCTCATCAAGATGATAAAACTGCTGCACTGTTTCCATAACATGGGTCTCTGAGACCATTCTTCTCAGCTCCCCGAGATCCATGCCGGTCGTGTCTTCGAGAAGATTTACATTTTTTTCATTGACCGCCTGATAGTAGTATTCCGCTACCTCTTCGGGCTCGTGTTGAGGTGTGATAAATTCCTCCGGGCCGGCTGTAAAGAAAAAAAGCGGCAGGCCTATCATAAGAATCCCGATAACCGCCATCACCGGCCATTTGCGCCGAACCTGATAGCGCAGAAACTTTTTAATATTAAATATTTTATGCTGTCTTTTGAGTTTATCGCGATCGATTTCATTTTCAGATTTAACTACCTCTCCTTCTTCCAGCTCAGCCAGTTTTCTGCTGAGCTCGGAAAAATCAGGCCTTTTTTCTGGTTCCGCTTCCAGACAGGAACGCAACAGATCTCGAAATTCCTCGGCGAGCTCGGGCCGGGAAAATTCGACCGGTTTCATTCTTCCTTTTCTAACCCTTTCGACTATTTCAGATCTATCCCTGCCAGCATGGGGAGATTCTCCCGTTAACAGATAATAAATTATCACAGCCAGATTAAAAACCGCTACTTTTTCCGCATTCAAATTCTCCCTCTCTCTGCTGATCAGTTCAGGAGGGCGATAGCTTTCCTCCGACAGCCGGGGTCTGTCATCTTCGCTGTACAAAAGCAGATAATCGGCGGTGCTGGGAGGCAGAAGTTTTATATCTCCCCCTTCACTCCAGCGCAGATGCTCGATCTTTATGAGAGGGATATCCTCGCCCTTCTCCTCAACTTCGGCCGGCAGCGCCTCTGCCAGAGAAGCAGATATCCTGCGCCACCAGCGCCAGATGAGCTCGGGTGACAGCTTCTGATCCGCGCTGAAAGTAAGCTGCTCCTGCCGGCATTCCTCGGGAAAAATAAGATAATAATCACCCTGATGCCGAATAACCCCTTCGATTCCCATGAAGACTCCCCTATCATCCGAGGGCCACCAGCTTAGCTCATCCTCGATCTCTTCCACAACTTCTTTCATTATACGGGAGCGGGGCTGCTGACCCGAGAAAATAGGGCGGGCGTAAAATTTATCTCCCCGTATTTCTATCTCGATGTATTCATCCCTCTCAGTCACAATTTCCACCTCCGCCAGCTGTCAGACTATCGTTATATGGTATACTTCGATTCTGACCGGGACTGCTGTTCAAATTCTTCTTTCTTATCCTCATAACCTTCCCGCCCCATTACTCCATAGGTATAATTTTTACCCAGCTCAACTCCGGGCTGATTGAAGGCATTTATATCGAGCAGTTCCCCGACCAGTGCGGTTTCAAGCTCCAGCATATAAAAAAGCTGTCCCAGAGTATGGGGATTTACTTCCGGCATCTTAATTGTACAGTTAAGCCGGCCGCGTTGAGAGAGCGCCATCTCTGTAGCACGCTTTTCGATATTTAGAAGCTCACCCAGACTGCTGCCGCCGAGATAATTCACTCCATCCAGATCATCGTAAAACCCGGGAATTTCAACATCTCGATCGTGTTCTGCAACCTCGATAAAATTGACAACTTTATCGCGGGGCCCCTCCATATAAAGCTGAAGCTGAGAATGTTGATCGGTAGCTCCCAGGGCTTTGACAGGTGTCTGACCGGCATTTATCTGCTGACCTTCCCTGGTTTCAGCCTTGCCCAGCGACTCAGCCCACAGCTGTCGATACCAGTCGGCAACATCTTTAAGCTGATGACTGTAGGGCATCATCACGGAGATATCCTTGCCCTGTTGATAGGCCAGATAATGCAGAAGTCCGTGCATATAGGCGGGATTATTCCACACATCTTCCTCCTGGCAGCGACGGGCCATGTCGGCTGCTCCGGCCAGCAGTCCTTCAATATCAACACCGCAGAAAGCCGATGATACCAGCCCCACGGGGGAAAGAACAGAAAATCTGCCTCCCACATCTTCGGGGATATAAAACTCGGGAAAGCCCTCCCGCTCGGCTATTTTAAGAAGATAACCGGAAGAGGAGCTGGTTGTGGCTATAAAATGATCCTGTACTTTTTCTTCTCCCACCTCCTGAGCCACCCTGTCCCGGGCGATAAGATAGAGGCTCATGGTTTCAGCGGTGGTGCCTGATTTTGATATTACGTTGAAAATTGTCCTGCTTAAATTCAGGTTATCGAGAAGCGAGGCAAAACGCACTGGATCCACGTTGTCAGGGACGTACAGGCGAGGGCTTGCTCCTCTAAATTCACAATTCTCGTTGTAATAAGGGGGGTTGAGAGCTGTCTGGACTGCTATATTGCCCAGGGCAGAACCCCCTATGCCCAGAACTACAAAATTGTCCACCTCTTTGATCATCGCATCTCTCAAATCTTTAATATCATCGACGACCTGGTCCTGTTCGAAGGGAAGTTTCATAAAACCCGGTTGTTCCCTTTCAATGCAGCTGTGAGCATCGCTGACAGCCGCTTTTTTTTCCTCTATGTCATCGGTGTTAAAACCGTAATCCCCCTGCAAATTCTCCCTGAACATATTGCTGACATCCAGCTCGATAGCAGAATGACTGTCTTCAGAGCTCATCAATTTATACCCCCATTTTTGGAATTGTGATTACTGACATAAAAAAATTAAAATAGACCGCATTATCAGCTGTTCTGCCAGGCTCAATCACCATAAACCTGAAGTCGTCTGTAAGCCAGAGCCAGAGCTGCTCCCAGTCGAGCATTTTTTTCCAGCAGCAGCATTTCAGCCTCTGGATATTCTCCGCTGCCATTTTTCCCGGGCCAGGACTTCCCCTTGCCGGTCTTTTTTGCGAAATCACTGATGAGCAGCATGCCCGTCTGCATATCAAGCTGCCGCTGAGTTCTAAAAATTTCAGCAGCTTCCTGAACCGAATTGACCGAATTGGGCAGAGCTTCGTTCCCTTCTGAATTCTCACCTTCCGAAGGATCATCGGTTCTAAAACCTACAACTTCCACGCCCCGACTTTTCAATCTCACATAAATTTGATCAGCATCGGAAGACGGTTGAACTCCAGAAAAAATAGTCAGCAGCGGCCTTCGAGCTAGCTCCTGCAGCACCGCAGCAGGAAAACTTTCATGATCACCTGCAAAAGTATCACCCTTGAGGCCATTTTCTCCCGTCAACAGAAAATTAAATCCGGCTGATTCCGCCATAAAAATTGCTGCGTCAGCAGCGGCCCCGCCCGATCGGCTTTTGGCTGCAGCAGATGCCAGATTACAGCGGTCAACTCTGGCAGTCTTTTCCTTTGAAGCTAATACCTTCAATTCTTCATCGGTCAATCCTACCTTCGGCTCACCTTCATAAACTCCGACACCGGCGGCAAGCGCCCCTTCTTCTTCTATGATTTTCTGAAGCCGGAGAAAAAACTCTAAATTTTCAGGATGAGGAAGCCCGTGGATCAATGATGCTGTTTCCAGCGTCACCACCGGCCTGCCGGTTTTGTATATTTTTCTTTCCAGCTGTTCAGAAACTTTTATAGCTGTCAAGTTAACCCACCTCATTGATTTATTCCAGATATCTGGCTGTTTTCCTCTATCGATAATCGAAAAATTACCCGCCTCTCCGGGAAACCCGCGAATTGAACCAAAATAAAAACCGACCCTTTCGGGCCGGAATCGTTAAATTTCAATTTTATATGAAATCCATATTATCGCTATCAAATAATTCGAACTGCGGCACCGCACCCTGCCAGAGCAAAACTGCAGAAAGGAGATGCCGGTTTTACTCTACTGTGATCTCCTTGGCAGCTTCCCATTGGCCGTGAAGGTTACAGAACTCAAAAGCTCTCAGTGTACAGGATTCTTCCAGCTTTATCATCAGCGTGGCACAGGCCTGAGTCTCGGGAGTGAAATCGACTCTGGCTATCTGATAGTAATCAGCATAAAGTTCCAGATACTGGATGAAATGTCCCTCTTCCATGGGATGATCTATTTCATTACCCATTTTTACGGTGACTTCAAAGAGTTCTCCAGCTTCGACTGTATCGGGGGCAACTATGTGAGGTACATGCTTTTTCTCCAGAGTAGTCTTATCAGCAGGATCATCGAGCTTTTGGATATCATAATAACTCATAATAATTTTTCCCTCCTGGCAAATTTTTGAATCGCTTATCTTCTCCCCAAACTGCGGGAGCATTGATGTTGGAGCTCTTTTTTAAGAAAACTTTTCAAATTCGTCGTGAGATTCGCCACAGATAGGACAGTAGTCCGGAATCTCATTTTTGATGGTAAAACCGCAGACCTCGCAGACGCCGAGATAATCTATATCATAATCGGAGCCGCGCTCTACCGCTTCTTTGGCCTCGCTGAAAAGATCAGCGTGTGCTTTTTCAGCTTCCAGAGCATAATGAAATGTCTTTACAGCCTCATTTTCCTCCTGATTTTTTGCAACCAGGGAATAAGCAGGATACATTTGATCTATTTCATGTCTTTCTCCCTCGATAGCTCCGGCCAGATTTTCCGCTGTGTCGTTGAGGCCGAACACTGCGCCGGAAGCTACCAGGTGATCTCCCTGAACATTATCCATAGCCTCAAAATGATTGCGAGCATGAACCTGTTCAGCATGAGCAACTGCTTTGAAAAGAGTCGCAACCATCGGATAGCCTTCCTCGTCAGCTTTGCTACCCCATACCTGATATCTCTGATAGGCCTGACTCTCTCCGCCAAATGCCGAACGCAAATTTTCTGACGTCATATCGTTCTCAACCATGCTTTCACCTCTTTTATATGTTGATGTATTTACCAGGTTCTGCTTAATAATAATTATTTCTCTGAAAGTATAATAACATCGAAACCGTTATTTGTCAAGATTTTTCACTGATGACTATTTTAACTGCAATGCCAAAAAATTATTCTCATATCAAATTTTGAGCTCCAGTTTGAGCCCGCTGGACAGTTTTACTTCTGTAAAAAGTGTTAGCTCGCCTTTCTGCAGAGTATAATCCTCAGCTCCGACCTCGTCTCCGTTCAATTTGATCTGCTCGGGCGGCTGTTCCAGCCCGGCGCAGACCAGCTCGATCTTCTCAGGTGAGTCGGAAAAGCCGGTATGAACGGTTTCAAGTTCCATGGTAAAGCTTCCGGACCGGCTGACAAGCTGAACTTCGTAAAGATCATATTCTCCCTGCTGATGATCAAAACTAATACCATCGTCCAGATAAAGATGTGTGCTGTCGCGGCTTTCAACTCTGCCGGGAAATAATCTAAACCTCAGCCTTTCAAAACCACCTGCAGGTGCCTGCATGTCAGGATCGGGATCTTCAAAGATCACAGAGTTCTCTTTTATGAACAGGGGCATTCTCTCCAGGGGAGCTTCCATCACCCAGCTCTGTCCGCCGCGATAATAATCACCGGTCCAGTAACTATACCAGCCGCCTTTGGGCAGATACACCCGGCGTTCACGAGAGTCCGGACGGCATACAGGTGCGGCAAGCAAGCTTTCACCGACCATTATCTGGTCGTTGATATTGTGAAGCCGATCGTCTTCCGGATAATGCCAGAGCGGCGGCCGCCAGATAGGCATTCCTTCCCTGCTCATAAGATAGAATAAGCTGTATATATGGGGCAGAAGTCTGTAACGAAACTCAATATAGCGTCTAATTATGGAAGTAAAGGGCTCCCCAAAAGCCCAGGGCTCCTGAGCTCTGGTGCCTATGCAGGTATGATTGCGGAAAAACGGCATCAGAGCTCCCAGCTGAGTCCAGCGTGCCAGCAGTTCTCCGCTGCAGTCATCGGAAAAACCTCCCACATCACTTCCACAAAAACCAACACCACTCATCCCCAGGTTGGCCAGCATCGGTATATTCATCTCTAAATGCTGCCAGAAGCTGCGGTTATCACCTGTCCAGATGGCAGCCTGACGCTGGATGCCGGCAAATCCGGCTCTGCTCAAAACAAAAGGTCTTTCCTGTCTCTGTTCGCGGATGGCTTTTCGCGTGGCTTTAGCCTCGAGAAGAGCATACAGGTTGTGAAAGCGACGATGAGAATCAGCATCTCCATCGTTATCATGAAGTACATCATTCGGCAGAGTCCTGCGCTCGTTGAAATCTGCCGGTTCGTTCATGTCATTCCAAAAACCGCGCACTCCCTGTTCCAGATAATTTTCGTGCAGTTTCTTCCACCATTCCCGCACTTCTTCTCTGGTAAAGTCCGGGAAAACGCTTTCTCCCGGCCAGACTTCACCGGTGTAGATTTTGCCATCAGAACGGCGCAGAAAATAATCCTCCTCCATCCCCTCTCTATAAACATCATATTCGGGATCCTTTTTAACTCCGGGGTCAATAATGTTTATGAGGTTGATACCGCTCTGTGATAGTTCTTCGGCCAGAGTTTTCGGATCGGGAAACCGCTGCTCATCCCAGGTGAAAACCCTGAATCCATCCATATAATGAATGTCCAGATGGATGGCATCGCAGGGAATATTTTCTTTTTCCATTCTGCTGGCCAGCTCCCTTACTTCCGACTCCGGATAATAGCTGTAACGGGATTGATGATAACCCAGCGACCACAGAGGCGGCAAAGGATGTCTGCCGGTAAGCCAGGTGTGTTTTTTGACGACTTCGGCCAGCTCCGGTCCAGCATAAAAGTAATAATCTAAATTGCCGCCCTCACAGGTATAAATAAGCTGTCCGGAGCGTGAATCAGCCACATCGAAGCTGGATGGATAACTGTTGTCAAAAAATATTCCGTAGCTGTATTCAGGTTTAAAGCCAATATAAAAGGGAATAGAAACATACAGAGGATCAGTTGAAGGTACATGAGGGGAAGCTTCATCGGTGTTCCACATCCGGTAGGTTTTCCCTCTTTTATCAAGAAAACCTGTCTTCTCGCCCAGACCATAAATTCTTTCTTCGGTCCTGAGCTCCTTACAGGTCCTGAATTCATCTCGACGGCTGCCGAGAGCCGAACCGGGAACATCGGCGTGGATTAGTTCATCGTTCTTATCGTAGAAATTGATCTGGAAAGGACTTTTACAGACAATCACCGTCAAATCCGGACCGGAGAGTTTCATTTTTTCATCAGTTTTTTCATATGTTATCTCCGGAGATTCGACCTCAGCACTAACAGCCGGGGTTGAATCCCGGGAAAATTCTTCTTTTTTCCCGGCCACCACCCGGACTATACCCCGGGCCTGCCAGATCACTTCCAGACGATGTTTATCCAGATCTACTGCTCCTCCCCGAGCCAGCTCGGCAAAATCAAGCGCGCGATATTGATACTGAAAAGGTCGCTCTGCCTGTCCCTGAGCTTTAAACTCCTGGCTGTCCATTTGATTACCCCCCGCCGTTAAAGTTTATCTCTACAAACTCCGACTGTCCCAGCAGTATTTCAGTCAGCTCTTCCAGATTTTCAGCATCTCTGCTGTCAAAGCGTTCCAGTTGGGGACTGTCAATATCCAGAACACCGATCAATTTTTCACTTTTTTTCAGAGGAATCACAATCTCCGATTTAGACCGGGGATCACATGCTATGTGTCCGGGAAAGTCATGCACATCTGGCACCACCAGGGTCTTTTCTTCGACCAGGGCGGTTCCGCATACTCCCTCACCCGGTGGGATGCGTGTACAGGCCGGCCTTCCCTGAAAAGGCCCCAGCAGCAGAGTTTTATCCTGCCGACACAGATAAAAACCCGCCCAGTTAATTCCGGGTAGCCTTTGAAAAATAAGAGCTGCTGTGTTGGCCAGATTTGCCAGCCAGTCCCTTTCATCTTCAACCAGATTTTTGAGTTCCAATTTGATCTCTTTATAAAGTTCTTTTTTCATCGGATAATCTCCTGCTTCTATCTCTTCATTATTCTTCTCAGACATTTTTACCTCCTCCACTTTAAAGGTTATTCCTGTTATCAGTTGAGAGATATCGTATAAGATCACCAACATGAAAATAATAGCTGGATCCACGTAAAATTTGAAACCGACCGCAATAAAGGATTTCTCAGGACATATACAGAATATATTAATATGGGAAAGGAGGGGTGGTTAACCATGGCCGAAGATAAACATCTCGATCGTCAGCCATTTGACAGGGAACAGCTTCAGAAAGATCTGCACAACTATACCGAAGACTTTGTTCTGGATAAAATGGAAGAACTTATCATGAAAGAAGAACAATTTGAAGATGTATGTACATGCCGCAGCTGCCTTTTAGATATAGCTTCGTACACATTGAATAGAATTCCGGCCAAGTATATAGCGAGTCCCCAGGGCAGCCTGCATGCTAAATTGATAGAGTTTGAACACCAGGTAAATGTCGATATCGTCTCGGTGCTTACTAAAGCAATCAGAATCGTTTCCAAAAACCCCCGACATGATGAGGATAATTCCAGCCCGAAAAAACCCGGTGCTGATAAAAGCTAAAAAATGATAACAGACCATCAAATAAAGGCCCCCTGTTGTCAGGGGGCCTTTTTATCAGCTCTGAAAATTAGCCGGTGCCGGTTTCAATTTTTTTGTTTTCCAGCTTCGGAAAAGACATCCGGTCTGTAAACTCCTGTTGAAATTCAGTTGAAGTCGATAGCTCCAGGTATTCAGTTTTTTCCTTATAATCCGCCGCTTTATCTGCGAGATTTTCATTGAGCAGCATCATTCTTGCTCCTGCTCCTGCTCCATTTCCTGCCTGATAGATCCTGTCCTCCAGCTTTTCCGGTATCATCCCTACTTCACAGGCATGTCTCTTATCCAGATAATTGGCAAAACCGCCGACCAGATAAACCTCATCAATCTGCTGCGTACCTATCTCAGCCCTATCCATCAGGATTTCTATACCTGCTCGAATGGCCCCTTTGGCCAGCTGCATCTGCCGCACATCTTTTTGTGTGAAAAATAGAGGCCTTTCCCGTCCTGATTCATCTTCCGTAAAGAGTTTGAGCCGGGCGATATCATTTTTTCTTTCATATCTCCGGCGCCAGAAGTCAGGCAGCTTTTCTTTATCCTGGAAAGAGCCGGAAGCTGTCACAACCCCTGCTTTCAGCAGGCCGGCGGTGAGATCAAGCAGACCGGAACCACAAATTCCCACAGGTTTTTGGGCATCGATGGTGGTATAATCAAATCCATCCTTCCGAACCTCAAAACTATCAGCTGCTCCCGGCATAGCGGCCATGCCCTCACTTATATTTCCTCCTTCAAAGGAGGGGCCTGCAGC is a genomic window containing:
- a CDS encoding serine/threonine-protein kinase; this translates as MEIVTERDEYIEIEIRGDKFYARPIFSGQQPRSRIMKEVVEEIEDELSWWPSDDRGVFMGIEGVIRHQGDYYLIFPEECRQEQLTFSADQKLSPELIWRWWRRISASLAEALPAEVEEKGEDIPLIKIEHLRWSEGGDIKLLPPSTADYLLLYSEDDRPRLSEESYRPPELISRERENLNAEKVAVFNLAVIIYYLLTGESPHAGRDRSEIVERVRKGRMKPVEFSRPELAEEFRDLLRSCLEAEPEKRPDFSELSRKLAELEEGEVVKSENEIDRDKLKRQHKIFNIKKFLRYQVRRKWPVMAVIGILMIGLPLFFFTAGPEEFITPQHEPEEVAEYYYQAVNEKNVNLLEDTTGMDLGELRRMVSETHVMETVQQFYHLDEIEENGEEPSEEDLEERLETLFGVEDLELEHSQEDPPIIEANYTFFFQREEEVVRWQAEDEIYLREADGRWQIEQMRGFMENVIQGELPRVEESED
- a CDS encoding ABC transporter substrate-binding protein — encoded protein: MISGVFSADRRVFCTAVVLAIIAVLLPGFLGFSAEAFEPQEITDDLGEVIELTEAPERIVSLAPSLTEMLYGIGLGDKVVGVTEVCDHPEKMLAEVREGKVDTIGTTVDPNIEKIVELQPDLIMAAGINPVEDIIRLRELDLVVAGFDPADLESTFSVIERTGKMTGYRETTGEVKNEMQDKLSKIEELVAGREKTPGVFYEIWSEPLQTAGADTFIDDMIERAGGRNVGAEAGSGWPQFNLEKLLLADPEVYISTPHSGENNVSAEGIKNREHFSALTAVQEDRVHMADQDRLSRPGPRVIDGLKELVGAVHPQLTDELEDI
- the nadE gene encoding NAD(+) synthase — translated: MDSADDLEYNKAHDYDEIAANLCSWIVDRVEDAGKSGGVLGLSGGLDSAVTAALIQRVFPENSLAVIMPCGSSADSIEDAELVAKKIGINVKKLQLDEVYDNLLFKLRKLEPGEDRLASANIKPRLRMTSLYYLAARRDALVIGTDNWSELTTGYFTKHGDGGVDIAPLGRLVKNEIRVLARHLGIPERIIEKKPTAGLWQDQSDEKEMGFSYKTLDRYILTGEAEPELEERIKKMKDSTRHKIEPPPVPAREKILGGD
- the cobS gene encoding adenosylcobinamide-GDP ribazoletransferase → MSKKRSFKFDSSVNRELRALISGISFLTRLPLPDFIHARMDDQNARLDFRRSLYWFPVVGMLLGAILALIDRPLLLIFPRPLAAGLLLLFYLVLTGGLHLDGLMDSADGLLSGRPPEKIPEIMRDSSSGAFAVLAAIIYLLLKFLCFWLLIDSWRIGGLIIMPVISRLIMAVGLIKLPVLSDSLAEVFSARLNFARMLHLAAAALALILLLPTFDLLPFHVIIISAATALVFTVLISRGVISLLGGMTGDIFGMLNEVDELIVLIVLLGLQ
- a CDS encoding glucose-6-phosphate isomerase, giving the protein MSSEDSHSAIELDVSNMFRENLQGDYGFNTDDIEEKKAAVSDAHSCIEREQPGFMKLPFEQDQVVDDIKDLRDAMIKEVDNFVVLGIGGSALGNIAVQTALNPPYYNENCEFRGASPRLYVPDNVDPVRFASLLDNLNLSRTIFNVISKSGTTAETMSLYLIARDRVAQEVGEEKVQDHFIATTSSSSGYLLKIAEREGFPEFYIPEDVGGRFSVLSPVGLVSSAFCGVDIEGLLAGAADMARRCQEEDVWNNPAYMHGLLHYLAYQQGKDISVMMPYSHQLKDVADWYRQLWAESLGKAETREGQQINAGQTPVKALGATDQHSQLQLYMEGPRDKVVNFIEVAEHDRDVEIPGFYDDLDGVNYLGGSSLGELLNIEKRATEMALSQRGRLNCTIKMPEVNPHTLGQLFYMLELETALVGELLDINAFNQPGVELGKNYTYGVMGREGYEDKKEEFEQQSRSESKYTI
- the cobC gene encoding alpha-ribazole phosphatase, with product MSEKKELILIRHGETEWNKNKRYQGQEDVALNDTGRQQARRAAEFIAEENIDKVCSSDLSRARDTAAAIARSRQLEVKEYPGLREIDFGRWEGKNYETIREEYGDRFDNWLDDPGEVSPPGGEDMYEFMDRVSSALTEILSGNGEEKIAVVAHGGALRIYLIHLLGIPLERYTRLYFNNGSISRIDFYEGKPVVRLVNGTFHLNGV
- the cobU gene encoding bifunctional adenosylcobinamide kinase/adenosylcobinamide-phosphate guanylyltransferase, producing MIIFISGGARSGKSGLAEKIAHQRQKELEGDVYYLATASAGDDEMSSRIAAHRERRPDSWLTVEEELNPAGPLKELAQPEGLSREDTLILDCITLLISNHIGAVSDSDEITADEGELTERIIDSLHRLTDISQDKDAALIMVANEVGLGVVPLSSLGRLFRDVAGRINRRMEQMADKSYFMISGRPVNLEEISASPLTGDEIL